A section of the Arabiibacter massiliensis genome encodes:
- a CDS encoding EAL domain-containing protein: protein MRAADEDLSAQAGGDAERALREYNLLMDMLGVSVSKHRLDEDFTLVWANAHYYEFIGYPKAEYERLFRNSPRTYFEEDPEDFRILSQHVAEALAQGRSNYECMTRMFVKGGRKLWVKFAATFIDEYDEGYQLAYTTMTDVTDFIEAQETLGDQKRQLEQANSELERVAFVDPVTGGFNQTRFDLAARKVIDAAPAGHYAFVSLDLKKFKLLNEINGTECGDRVLRYVHDCLSARLEEGECVARIAADAFSLLVRADEPETLLARIDDMVQDANSFNRGVERPYYLSFTVGVYLVEDKGLSLTIVRDRANVARNSAKEAGDTRHYTCAFYSDVDRQNLLREQDVENRMRTALERGEFVAYLQPKQRLSDGAIAGAEALVRWIDPERGLVPPDEFVPFFERNGFIVEVDLCMFEQACALLAAWIDEGRQPVPISVNLSRVHLRETDFLAPYERIRERYGVPTELLEFELTETLVFEDPETFAGVIDAMHAHGYRCSLDDFGSGYSSLNVLKDLDVDTLKLDRAFFSQEGVADKRGWDVVESVVDLAKKLELETVAEGVEDAVQAQRLADMRCDLLQGYVFSRPVPVDEFERLLFGE from the coding sequence ATGAGGGCGGCCGACGAGGATCTGAGCGCGCAGGCCGGCGGCGACGCCGAGCGGGCGCTGCGGGAGTACAACCTGCTCATGGACATGCTCGGCGTGAGCGTGAGCAAGCACCGCCTGGACGAGGACTTCACGCTGGTGTGGGCCAACGCGCACTACTACGAGTTCATCGGCTATCCTAAAGCCGAGTACGAGCGGCTGTTCCGCAACTCGCCGCGCACGTACTTCGAGGAGGATCCCGAGGACTTCCGCATCCTGTCCCAGCACGTGGCCGAGGCGCTCGCGCAGGGGCGCAGCAACTACGAGTGCATGACCCGCATGTTCGTGAAGGGCGGGCGGAAGCTGTGGGTGAAGTTCGCCGCCACGTTCATCGACGAATACGACGAGGGCTACCAGCTGGCCTACACCACCATGACCGACGTCACGGACTTCATCGAGGCCCAGGAGACGCTCGGTGACCAGAAGCGCCAGCTCGAGCAGGCGAATTCCGAGCTGGAGCGGGTGGCGTTCGTCGATCCCGTCACCGGCGGCTTCAACCAGACGCGCTTCGACCTGGCAGCGCGCAAGGTCATAGATGCCGCGCCGGCGGGGCACTACGCGTTCGTGTCGCTGGATTTGAAGAAGTTCAAGCTGCTCAATGAGATAAACGGCACGGAATGCGGCGACCGCGTGCTGCGCTACGTGCACGACTGCCTGAGCGCGCGCCTGGAGGAGGGCGAGTGCGTCGCGCGCATCGCGGCCGACGCGTTCAGCCTGCTTGTGCGCGCCGACGAGCCCGAGACGCTGCTCGCGCGCATCGACGACATGGTGCAGGATGCGAACAGCTTCAACCGCGGCGTGGAGCGGCCCTACTATCTGTCGTTCACGGTGGGCGTGTACCTGGTGGAGGACAAGGGGCTCTCGCTCACCATCGTGCGCGACCGTGCGAACGTGGCGCGCAACTCCGCCAAGGAAGCGGGCGACACCCGCCATTACACCTGCGCCTTCTACAGCGACGTGGACCGGCAGAACCTGCTGCGCGAGCAGGACGTCGAGAACCGCATGCGCACCGCGCTCGAGCGCGGCGAGTTCGTGGCCTACTTGCAGCCCAAGCAGCGCCTCTCCGACGGGGCCATCGCCGGGGCCGAGGCGCTCGTGCGCTGGATCGACCCGGAGCGGGGCCTCGTGCCGCCCGACGAGTTCGTGCCGTTCTTCGAGCGCAACGGGTTCATCGTGGAGGTGGACCTGTGCATGTTCGAGCAGGCGTGCGCCCTGCTGGCGGCATGGATCGATGAGGGGCGCCAGCCCGTACCCATCTCGGTGAACCTGTCGCGCGTGCATCTGCGCGAGACGGATTTCCTCGCGCCTTACGAGCGCATCCGCGAGCGCTACGGCGTGCCGACCGAGCTCTTGGAGTTCGAGCTCACCGAGACGCTCGTGTTCGAGGACCCGGAGACGTTCGCGGGTGTCATCGACGCCATGCACGCCCACGGCTACCGCTGCTCGCTCGACGACTTCGGCAGCGGCTACTCCTCGCTCAACGTGCTGAAGGACCTGGACGTGGACACCCTCAAGCTGGACCGGGCCTTCTTCTCGCAGGAGGGCGTGGCGGACAAGCGCGGGTGGGACGTGGTGGAGTCGGTGGTCGATCTGGCCAAGAAGCTGGAACTCGAGACGGTGGCCGAGGGCGTGGAGGACGCGGTGCAGGCCCAGCGCCTCGCCGACATGCGCTGCGACCTGCTGCAAGGCTACGTCTTCTCGCGCCCCGTGCCCGTGGACGAATTCGAGCGCCTGCTGTTCGGGGAGTAG
- a CDS encoding pyridoxal phosphate-dependent aminotransferase — protein MVNERMYGLGAEPSAIRELFAYGMARKVEIGDENVFDFSIGNPSVPAPDAVKQAAQELLEQPAVSLHGYSPASGVPEVRATIADSIRRRFGIDASPENIYMTVGAAASIAISVSAITEPGDEIIVISPYFPEYKVWIETAGCTCVEVPAHVPDFQPDLEALAAAIGPKTSAVIINTPNNPVGAVYSEESLRGLADLLAAKERELGRELYLISDEPYREIVYDGIEVPYVPNVYPRTLVCYSYSKSLSLPGERIGYVYVSDLMDNAAQVNAAVAGAGRALGYICAPVLFQRVIAACVDEPSDVASYAANRTLLTEGLRELGYEFVEPQGAFYLWVRALEDDAQAFSDRAKAHELLLVPSDSFGVGGWVRVSYCIARDTIERAMPAFKALMEEYRG, from the coding sequence ATGGTGAACGAGAGGATGTACGGGCTGGGGGCCGAGCCGTCGGCGATTCGCGAGCTGTTCGCGTACGGCATGGCGCGCAAGGTCGAGATCGGCGACGAGAACGTGTTCGACTTCAGCATCGGCAACCCCAGCGTGCCCGCGCCCGACGCCGTGAAGCAGGCCGCGCAGGAACTGCTCGAGCAGCCGGCCGTGTCGCTGCACGGCTACTCGCCCGCGTCCGGCGTGCCCGAGGTGCGCGCGACCATCGCCGACAGCATCCGCCGCCGCTTCGGCATCGACGCCTCGCCCGAGAACATCTACATGACCGTGGGCGCAGCGGCCTCCATCGCCATCAGCGTGTCCGCCATCACGGAGCCGGGCGATGAGATCATCGTGATCAGCCCGTATTTCCCCGAGTACAAGGTGTGGATCGAGACGGCCGGCTGCACCTGCGTCGAGGTGCCCGCGCACGTGCCCGATTTTCAGCCCGACCTGGAGGCGCTCGCCGCCGCCATCGGCCCCAAGACGAGCGCCGTCATCATCAACACGCCGAACAACCCGGTGGGCGCCGTGTACAGCGAGGAGAGCCTGCGCGGCCTGGCCGATCTTCTGGCCGCCAAGGAGCGCGAGCTCGGCCGCGAGCTGTACCTGATCAGCGACGAGCCGTATCGCGAGATCGTCTACGACGGCATCGAGGTGCCCTACGTGCCCAACGTGTACCCGCGCACGCTCGTGTGCTACTCGTACTCCAAGTCGCTCTCGCTTCCGGGCGAGCGCATCGGCTACGTGTACGTGTCCGATCTCATGGATAACGCCGCCCAGGTGAACGCCGCCGTGGCCGGCGCGGGCCGGGCGCTCGGCTATATCTGCGCGCCGGTGCTGTTCCAGCGCGTGATCGCCGCGTGCGTGGACGAGCCCTCCGACGTGGCCTCCTACGCGGCCAACCGCACGCTGCTTACCGAGGGCCTACGCGAACTGGGCTACGAGTTCGTGGAGCCGCAGGGCGCGTTCTACCTGTGGGTGCGCGCTTTGGAAGACGACGCGCAGGCGTTCAGCGACCGCGCGAAGGCCCACGAGCTGCTGCTGGTTCCGTCCGACAGCTTCGGCGTGGGCGGCTGGGTGCGCGTGAGCTACTGCATCGCCCGCGACACCATCGAGCGCGCCATGCCCGCCTTCAAGGCCCTCATGGAGGAGTACCGAGGCTAG
- a CDS encoding MFS transporter codes for MHHIGCEQPRFLNPRFCLVQIAYWFENCAVCSFAALYLLQYGFTYAQAGLLIALANLLTCALQPLMGAFVDRMTRFSLKQVIYAFAALGVMAGMGLELASSLAGVFALYMATTILTITVQPLLNVLGVAHGKRVNFGLARGVGSVAYGASAAFIGLLVSGIGPTLIDDVIIACWIAIALAVLAFPLAEARDPEAREHAADEPTPTRAFPRAYRLFCLVLAGCFLLMFSHYSVAVFLITIVEHAGGGQSDFGIATAVAACIELPVMASYVVLRRRVSCELVLAASGFAFLARMLTLWLAPTVTLIFAAQLVQALSFGLYVPAIVEYANRVMRPADTAKGQALVTTANTLGLALASLIGGVLLDTIGLPAVMATGSAAAAAGAIVVAALLVRRPRKDAAGGANDPVADAAGGGRANRPAPLAPDSANPEEEAPPCTRSSS; via the coding sequence ATGCACCATATCGGATGCGAGCAGCCTCGTTTCCTGAACCCGCGCTTCTGCCTGGTGCAGATCGCCTACTGGTTCGAGAACTGCGCCGTGTGCTCGTTCGCGGCCCTGTACCTTTTGCAATACGGGTTCACCTACGCGCAAGCCGGACTGCTCATAGCGCTGGCGAATCTGCTTACCTGCGCGCTCCAACCGCTGATGGGGGCATTCGTCGACCGGATGACGCGCTTCTCCCTCAAGCAGGTTATCTACGCCTTCGCCGCATTGGGCGTGATGGCGGGCATGGGGCTTGAGCTCGCCTCGTCGCTCGCCGGCGTCTTCGCGCTGTACATGGCCACCACGATCTTGACGATAACGGTGCAACCGCTGCTCAACGTGCTGGGCGTCGCCCACGGCAAGCGCGTCAACTTCGGCTTGGCGCGCGGCGTCGGGTCGGTGGCGTATGGCGCGTCGGCGGCGTTCATCGGCCTCTTGGTGAGCGGTATCGGGCCTACGCTTATCGACGACGTGATCATCGCGTGCTGGATCGCCATCGCACTCGCCGTGCTCGCCTTCCCGCTTGCCGAAGCGCGCGACCCCGAAGCCCGCGAGCACGCTGCGGACGAGCCAACGCCCACGCGGGCGTTTCCCCGAGCGTACCGCCTGTTCTGCCTGGTGCTGGCGGGTTGCTTCCTGCTCATGTTCAGCCACTACAGCGTGGCAGTGTTCCTTATCACCATCGTCGAGCACGCGGGCGGCGGCCAGTCGGATTTCGGCATCGCCACCGCCGTTGCCGCCTGCATCGAGCTGCCGGTGATGGCCAGCTACGTCGTGCTGCGCCGCCGCGTGAGCTGCGAGCTCGTTTTGGCGGCATCAGGCTTCGCCTTTTTGGCAAGGATGCTGACCCTATGGCTTGCGCCCACGGTGACTCTGATTTTCGCGGCGCAGCTCGTGCAGGCCCTTTCGTTCGGGCTGTACGTCCCCGCCATAGTGGAATACGCGAACAGGGTCATGAGACCTGCCGACACCGCCAAGGGCCAGGCGCTCGTGACGACCGCCAACACGCTGGGCTTAGCGCTTGCGAGCCTGATCGGCGGCGTACTGCTCGACACCATCGGGCTTCCCGCCGTCATGGCGACAGGCAGCGCGGCGGCGGCCGCGGGCGCCATCGTGGTGGCGGCGCTGCTTGTGCGCCGGCCGCGCAAGGATGCGGCGGGCGGCGCGAATGATCCGGTCGCAGATGCGGCGGGCGGCGGGCGAGCCAACCGGCCCGCGCCCCTCGCCCCCGACTCTGCCAACCCCGAAGAGGAGGCCCCGCCTTGTACGCGCTCATCATCATAG
- a CDS encoding helix-turn-helix transcriptional regulator: MQTIREFTLRYAGLSFYWAWVFLSFNSLDIVGGSGRAISLVHMASSASAMVMFAACALGWRAVAGWSAGRVRAVLLACGAAGAAATFLYASPLFAGSVEAMGAGAVVTGFACTPIVLAWGVTYGDLDARRAVLFTSMTFFGAALLYGAVSLLGAASASIAVSLFPLAAAATAAASLRGWRAERRPDAGGEPARTEIRELVRTALSWRVLAGLIAALFAFGGLRVYFGDIAPDVFSNPALMAGTIALAALIFFVYGAFVSRSSLNLGVLYRIAMSVWALAFVLIAVVGHDNATMVFFMATLSSVLFEVLTWALLVEIARTTHFSAVLVFAMGRLAVHVGIVAGELTAFALIGDLVLFAVVAVFVLVISAGFTFADRDTTFAFESPTPSELKRLAGSRPAADALPSKELVPDEADLAARIDALAALYQLSPREKEVFALWVTGHGSKYIQERFVISPATVKTHVRHIYEKCDVHNRAELMRKLEDAR, encoded by the coding sequence GTGCAGACGATTCGCGAGTTCACGCTGCGCTATGCCGGCCTGAGCTTCTACTGGGCCTGGGTGTTCCTGTCGTTCAACTCCCTTGACATCGTCGGCGGCAGCGGGCGGGCCATCTCGCTCGTGCATATGGCGTCGTCCGCGTCGGCCATGGTGATGTTCGCGGCATGCGCGCTGGGATGGCGGGCCGTGGCCGGATGGTCGGCCGGTCGGGTGCGAGCGGTGCTGCTGGCGTGCGGCGCGGCGGGCGCGGCGGCAACGTTTCTGTACGCGTCTCCTTTATTCGCAGGATCGGTCGAGGCGATGGGGGCGGGCGCGGTGGTCACGGGGTTCGCCTGCACGCCGATCGTGCTGGCATGGGGCGTGACGTACGGCGACCTCGACGCGCGCCGTGCGGTGCTGTTCACTTCTATGACGTTTTTCGGCGCGGCGCTGTTGTACGGTGCGGTGTCGTTGCTGGGGGCGGCTTCGGCGTCGATTGCCGTGTCGCTTTTCCCGTTGGCAGCAGCTGCGACGGCGGCTGCGAGCCTACGCGGCTGGCGGGCCGAGCGCCGGCCGGACGCTGGCGGCGAGCCGGCGCGGACGGAGATACGCGAGCTCGTGCGCACGGCGCTGTCGTGGCGGGTGCTCGCGGGCCTGATCGCAGCGCTGTTCGCGTTCGGCGGCCTACGCGTGTACTTCGGCGACATCGCGCCCGACGTGTTCTCCAATCCGGCGCTCATGGCGGGAACCATCGCGCTGGCGGCGCTCATCTTCTTCGTGTACGGCGCGTTCGTGTCGCGCTCGAGCCTCAACCTGGGCGTGCTCTACCGCATCGCCATGTCGGTGTGGGCGCTCGCGTTCGTGCTGATCGCAGTGGTGGGACACGACAATGCCACCATGGTGTTCTTCATGGCAACGCTCAGCTCCGTGCTGTTCGAAGTGCTCACATGGGCGCTGCTGGTGGAGATCGCGCGCACGACGCATTTTTCGGCAGTGCTCGTGTTCGCCATGGGGCGCCTGGCGGTGCACGTGGGCATCGTAGCGGGCGAGCTGACGGCGTTCGCGCTGATCGGCGATCTGGTGCTGTTTGCTGTCGTGGCGGTGTTCGTGCTGGTGATTTCGGCGGGCTTCACGTTCGCCGACCGCGACACCACGTTCGCGTTCGAGAGCCCCACGCCCTCGGAGCTCAAGCGGCTGGCGGGCTCGAGGCCTGCTGCGGACGCGCTGCCGAGCAAGGAGCTGGTGCCCGACGAGGCGGACTTGGCCGCGCGCATCGACGCGCTGGCGGCGCTCTACCAGCTGTCGCCGCGCGAGAAGGAGGTGTTCGCGCTGTGGGTGACGGGCCACGGCTCGAAGTACATCCAGGAGCGGTTCGTCATCTCGCCCGCCACGGTGAAGACGCACGTGCGGCACATCTACGAGAAATGCGACGTCCACAACCGCGCCGAGCTCATGCGCAAGCTGGAGGACGCCCGCTGA
- a CDS encoding universal stress protein gives MAQEYTKIFAALDGASTQEAVAERAIALAADNHAALVFGHVIDSVPYEASGVDFEALCAEGKKRIEGELAGLLDAARGNDAIPSVELVVRAGRINDTLEHQLIEPVEPDLIVCGERGLSNIKYAFVGSVSTFLIRNMRCDVLVVKQD, from the coding sequence ATGGCGCAGGAATACACCAAGATCTTCGCGGCACTCGACGGTGCCTCGACGCAGGAGGCGGTGGCCGAGCGGGCGATCGCGCTTGCGGCCGACAACCATGCCGCGCTCGTGTTCGGGCACGTGATCGACTCGGTTCCCTACGAGGCGTCCGGCGTGGACTTCGAGGCGCTGTGCGCGGAGGGCAAGAAGCGCATCGAGGGCGAGCTGGCCGGGCTTCTGGACGCGGCGCGCGGCAACGACGCCATCCCGTCGGTGGAGCTCGTGGTGCGCGCCGGCCGCATCAACGACACGCTCGAGCATCAGCTCATCGAGCCGGTGGAGCCCGACCTCATCGTGTGCGGCGAGCGCGGCCTCTCCAACATCAAGTACGCGTTCGTGGGCAGCGTGTCCACGTTCCTCATCCGCAACATGCGCTGCGACGTGCTGGTGGTCAAGCAGGACTGA
- a CDS encoding FAD-dependent oxidoreductase, translated as MTASPNHRGLSRRAFLGLGATAAVAAGAAGLAGCAPQANGDTAAKGATSATATDATAAAGAPSFLTAPEPIAEGDIAETIEADIVIVGAGLSGISAARAAVENGATNIVVVEKAKTWQYRSNQVGCIGGKIQEDLGIRIDKNEVVGQIMKECGYRPNQRILNLWADNSGEAFDWYLAASEGQYVVEAEADPYDGKTMSVRKMHWPHPTEANVAEDFYPIFDDCQICLPDNGPYIENMVKICEDAGVQFLYSTFARQLVRPNNSGRVEGVIVEDVDGAFKKITASKAVLLATGDYASNAEMMSYYVPWSDRFMSIFPNTDAKGEKTNTGDGQQMGMWIGAKMEDGPHAPMTHHLGGPLGMDAFLLVDINGERFMNEDVGGQPFQNQLSRLPQKTAWQIFDARWKDQLKYMDTGHGNVNWYVESGADVPNGSYGKNAFISEEDNEDGNTPGFTSYFEGDKAVGVTANSIAELAKLMKVDEAALTATIERYNQLAAAGNDEDFGKRADRLFPIEEGPFYAYPLTDTVILVNMGGLQTDAGFNVMDTEDAPIEGLYAVGNAQGGRFLVDYPLPAPGISHGMALTHGMLVGRLLATL; from the coding sequence ATGACTGCATCACCGAACCATCGAGGGCTTTCCCGCCGCGCGTTTCTGGGCTTGGGCGCCACCGCCGCCGTGGCCGCAGGAGCGGCCGGCCTGGCCGGGTGCGCCCCGCAGGCGAACGGCGACACCGCCGCCAAGGGCGCGACGAGCGCCACCGCAACCGACGCGACGGCCGCCGCAGGCGCCCCGAGCTTCCTGACCGCCCCCGAGCCCATCGCCGAAGGCGACATCGCCGAGACCATCGAGGCCGACATCGTCATCGTGGGCGCGGGCCTGTCCGGCATCAGCGCCGCGCGCGCCGCGGTGGAGAACGGCGCCACCAACATCGTCGTCGTGGAGAAGGCCAAAACCTGGCAGTACCGCTCCAACCAGGTAGGCTGCATCGGCGGCAAGATCCAGGAGGACCTGGGCATCCGCATCGACAAGAACGAAGTGGTGGGCCAGATCATGAAGGAGTGCGGCTACCGCCCCAACCAGCGCATCCTCAACCTCTGGGCCGACAACTCCGGCGAGGCGTTCGACTGGTACCTGGCCGCGAGCGAGGGCCAGTACGTCGTCGAGGCCGAGGCCGACCCCTACGACGGCAAAACCATGAGCGTGCGCAAGATGCACTGGCCGCACCCCACCGAGGCCAACGTGGCCGAGGACTTCTACCCCATCTTCGACGATTGCCAGATCTGCCTGCCCGACAACGGCCCCTACATCGAGAACATGGTGAAGATCTGCGAGGACGCCGGCGTGCAGTTCCTGTACTCCACCTTCGCCCGCCAGCTGGTGCGCCCGAACAACTCCGGTCGCGTGGAGGGCGTCATCGTCGAAGACGTTGACGGCGCCTTCAAGAAGATCACCGCGAGCAAGGCCGTGCTGCTGGCCACGGGCGACTATGCCTCCAACGCCGAGATGATGAGCTACTACGTGCCGTGGTCCGACCGCTTCATGAGCATCTTCCCCAATACCGACGCCAAGGGCGAGAAGACGAACACGGGCGACGGCCAGCAGATGGGCATGTGGATCGGCGCGAAGATGGAGGACGGCCCGCACGCCCCCATGACGCACCACCTGGGCGGCCCGCTCGGCATGGACGCGTTCCTGCTGGTGGACATCAACGGCGAGCGCTTCATGAACGAGGACGTGGGAGGCCAGCCGTTCCAAAACCAGCTGTCGCGCCTGCCGCAGAAGACGGCCTGGCAGATCTTCGACGCCCGCTGGAAGGACCAGCTCAAGTACATGGACACCGGCCACGGCAACGTGAACTGGTACGTCGAGTCGGGCGCGGACGTGCCCAACGGCTCCTACGGAAAGAACGCCTTCATCTCGGAGGAGGACAACGAGGACGGCAACACGCCCGGCTTCACAAGCTACTTCGAGGGCGACAAGGCCGTCGGCGTCACGGCAAACTCCATCGCTGAGCTGGCCAAGCTCATGAAGGTCGACGAAGCCGCGCTCACCGCCACCATCGAGCGCTACAACCAGCTGGCCGCCGCCGGCAATGACGAGGACTTCGGCAAGCGCGCCGACCGCCTGTTCCCCATCGAGGAGGGCCCGTTCTACGCCTATCCGCTCACCGACACGGTGATCCTCGTGAACATGGGCGGCCTGCAGACCGACGCGGGCTTCAATGTGATGGACACCGAGGACGCGCCCATCGAGGGCCTCTACGCCGTGGGCAACGCTCAGGGCGGCCGCTTCCTCGTGGACTACCCGCTGCCCGCTCCCGGCATCAGCCACGGCATGGCGCTCACGCACGGCATGCTGGTCGGCCGTCTGCTGGCCACGCTGTAA
- a CDS encoding sulfite exporter TauE/SafE family protein gives MEKVLFLAAFFFAYTVQAITGFAGNIFAMPVGTMLLGLESTVSVLNAMGFFACGLLTVLNIKSVNWRELGKILAVMVVFMFVGIWLDTLMPLHVLLKVYGAVIVVIGAKNLIRPQTKFLPEWVLWIVLALAGLIQGMFVSGGALLVIYAVQKLRDRQQFRITLSATWTVLNFIYAAVAFQQGHFTGDVVQIIVFCIPLAVIATFLGSKLQKRISQEKFLKLTYVLILCIGVLLLVTS, from the coding sequence ATGGAAAAGGTCCTGTTTCTTGCGGCGTTCTTCTTCGCCTATACCGTGCAGGCCATCACGGGCTTCGCGGGCAACATCTTCGCCATGCCGGTGGGCACAATGCTGCTCGGGCTGGAGTCCACCGTGTCGGTGCTCAACGCGATGGGGTTCTTCGCGTGCGGGCTGCTCACGGTGCTCAACATCAAGAGCGTGAACTGGCGCGAGCTGGGCAAGATCCTCGCCGTCATGGTGGTATTCATGTTCGTGGGCATCTGGCTGGACACGCTCATGCCGCTGCACGTGCTGCTGAAGGTGTACGGCGCGGTGATCGTGGTCATCGGCGCGAAGAACCTCATCCGCCCCCAGACGAAGTTCCTGCCCGAGTGGGTGCTCTGGATCGTGCTCGCGCTGGCGGGGCTCATCCAGGGCATGTTCGTGTCGGGCGGCGCGCTGCTCGTGATCTACGCGGTGCAGAAGCTGCGCGACCGCCAGCAGTTCCGCATCACGCTTTCGGCCACGTGGACGGTGCTCAACTTCATCTACGCGGCGGTGGCGTTCCAGCAGGGGCACTTCACGGGCGACGTCGTGCAGATCATCGTCTTCTGCATCCCGCTCGCGGTGATCGCCACGTTTCTGGGCAGCAAGCTGCAGAAGCGCATCAGCCAGGAGAAGTTCCTCAAGCTCACCTACGTGCTCATCCTGTGCATCGGCGTGCTGCTGCTGGTGACAAGCTGA
- a CDS encoding GGDEF domain-containing protein, with translation MASSNEPLPGGENLTGAHPPATASDEEYRLLADMLHLSVSKHKLDEHFTLVWANKYYYEFIGYDKDEYEATFHNRPDLYFADHPDDLAVLAKHVVDAIESGAGGYECIGGMSVKGGARKWVKYTATFIDEYVDGCQISYTTMTDVTELVEAQMELQEQKQALQGANAELERLAFVDPVTDGFNQTRFDLAARKAIDGTPVKGFELKAREALDAALPGTYALVALDLKKFKLLNDINGTKAGDRVLRYIHDVLQRHLEEGEWVSRINADEFNLLLRHDSDEALLARIDDMVQDVNSFNRGVERPYFLSFTVGVYPIDDPRLPMTIVRDRANVARSSGKEAASARHFSCVFYSDMDRQNLLREQDIENRMRTALDKGEFVAYLQPKQRLSDGAIAGAEALVRWIDPERGLVPPDEFVPFFERNGFIVEVDLCVFEQVCGLLASWIDEGREPVPISVNMSRVHLREPDFLAPYERIRERYGVPAALLEFELTETLVFGDPEMFMGVIDALHARGYRCSLDDFGSGYSSLNVLKDVDVDTMKLDKAFFSAGDEASDREWDVVESVVELAKKLELQTVAEGVERPGQAARLRTMACDLLQGYVFSRPVPVDEFEKLLFGK, from the coding sequence ATGGCATCGAGCAACGAGCCGCTTCCGGGCGGCGAGAACCTGACCGGCGCGCATCCGCCCGCCACGGCTTCCGACGAGGAGTACCGCCTGCTGGCGGACATGCTGCACCTCAGCGTGAGCAAGCACAAGCTGGACGAGCACTTCACGCTGGTGTGGGCCAACAAGTATTACTACGAGTTCATCGGCTACGACAAGGACGAGTACGAGGCCACGTTCCACAACCGGCCCGACCTGTACTTCGCCGACCACCCGGACGATCTGGCCGTCCTGGCCAAGCACGTGGTGGACGCCATCGAGTCGGGCGCGGGCGGCTACGAATGCATCGGCGGCATGAGCGTGAAGGGCGGCGCGCGCAAGTGGGTGAAGTACACCGCCACGTTCATCGACGAGTACGTGGACGGCTGCCAGATCTCCTACACCACCATGACCGATGTGACGGAGCTGGTGGAGGCGCAGATGGAGCTGCAGGAGCAGAAGCAGGCCCTCCAGGGGGCCAACGCCGAGCTCGAGCGGCTGGCCTTCGTGGATCCGGTCACCGACGGATTCAACCAGACGCGGTTCGACCTCGCGGCGCGCAAGGCCATCGACGGCACCCCGGTGAAGGGCTTCGAGCTGAAGGCGCGCGAGGCGCTGGACGCGGCGCTTCCCGGCACGTACGCGCTGGTGGCGCTCGACCTGAAGAAGTTCAAGCTGCTCAACGACATCAACGGCACGAAGGCGGGCGACCGCGTGCTGCGCTACATCCACGACGTGCTGCAGCGGCACCTGGAAGAGGGCGAATGGGTGTCGCGCATCAACGCCGACGAGTTCAACCTGCTTTTGCGCCACGACAGCGACGAGGCGCTGCTGGCGCGCATCGACGACATGGTGCAGGACGTGAACAGCTTCAACCGCGGCGTGGAGCGTCCCTACTTCCTGTCGTTCACGGTGGGCGTGTACCCCATCGACGACCCGCGCCTGCCCATGACCATCGTGCGCGACCGTGCGAACGTCGCGCGCAGCTCCGGCAAGGAGGCCGCCTCGGCGCGCCATTTCAGCTGCGTGTTCTACAGCGATATGGACCGGCAGAACCTGCTGCGCGAGCAGGACATCGAGAACCGCATGCGCACTGCGCTGGACAAGGGCGAGTTCGTGGCGTACCTCCAGCCCAAGCAGCGCCTCTCCGACGGGGCCATCGCGGGCGCGGAGGCGCTTGTGCGCTGGATCGACCCGGAGCGGGGCCTCGTGCCGCCGGACGAGTTCGTGCCGTTCTTCGAGCGCAACGGGTTCATCGTGGAGGTGGACCTGTGCGTGTTCGAGCAGGTGTGCGGCCTTCTGGCCTCGTGGATAGACGAGGGGCGCGAGCCGGTGCCTATCTCGGTGAACATGTCGCGGGTGCATCTGCGCGAGCCGGACTTCCTGGCTCCCTACGAGCGCATCCGCGAGCGTTACGGCGTGCCGGCGGCCCTTTTGGAGTTCGAGCTCACCGAGACGCTCGTGTTCGGCGACCCCGAGATGTTCATGGGCGTCATCGACGCCCTGCACGCGCGCGGCTACCGCTGCTCGCTCGACGACTTCGGCAGCGGGTACTCGTCGCTCAACGTGCTGAAGGACGTGGACGTTGACACCATGAAGCTGGACAAGGCGTTCTTCTCGGCGGGCGACGAGGCGAGCGACCGCGAATGGGACGTGGTGGAATCGGTGGTCGAGCTGGCCAAGAAGCTGGAGCTGCAAACGGTGGCGGAGGGCGTCGAGCGCCCCGGCCAGGCGGCGCGGCTGCGCACCATGGCGTGCGATCTGCTGCAGGGCTACGTATTCTCGCGTCCCGTGCCGGTGGACGAGTTCGAGAAACTGCTGTTCGGGAAATGA